In one window of Lampris incognitus isolate fLamInc1 chromosome 3, fLamInc1.hap2, whole genome shotgun sequence DNA:
- the si:ch211-247n2.1 gene encoding calcium-activated potassium channel subunit beta-2 isoform X3 — protein sequence MFLWAGSKTPQGGVDRRSIYQKIREYEVLDKRKTVTALRAGEDRAILLGLSMVLFSVMMYFVLGITILRSYSDSVWTEESSCTVLNSSIVWDVNCSYSCGAECWKSSRYPCLQVYVSLNSSGKVVRLSHNEETQESNPECFYIPKCHKDYASTHTMVQNISERLRSQGTVTCFVDPTDQMDTAILTQIYGRVAVFHSLFWPTCTLIGGMVIIALVKLTQYLSIMCEQLSRIKR from the exons ATGTTCCTGTGGGCAGGAAGTAAGACGCCACAAGGTGGCGTTGACCGGAG ATCCATCTATCAGAAGATTCGAGAATATGAGGTTCTGGATAAGAGGAAGACAGTGACGGCTCTGAGGGCCGGGGAGGACCGAGCCATTCTGCTGGGCCTCAGCATGGTCCTCTTCTCTGTTATGATGTACTTCGTTCTGGGAATCACCATCCTGCGCTCCTACTCTGACAG CGTATGGACAGAGGAGTCCAGCTGCACAGTCCTGAACTCCTCCATCGTGTGGGATGTGAACTGTTCATACAGCTGTGGAGCCGAGTGCTGGAAGAGCTCCCGCTACCCCTGTCTGCAGGTGTACGTCAGCCTCAACTCCTCAGGCAAGGTTGTGCGACTTTCACACAACGAGGAGACACAGGAGAGCAACCCAGAG TGCTTCTACATTCCCAAGTGCCACAAGGActacgcaagcacacacaccatGGTTCAGAACATATCCGAGCGCCTCAGATCTCAGGGAACGGTGACATGCTTTGTGGATCCCACAGACCAGATGGACACCGCCATCTTGACCCAGATCTATGGCCGGGTTGCCGTTTTCCATTCCCTGTTCTGGCCCACCTGTACCTTGATTGGTGGCATGGTCATCATTGCCCTAGTGAAGCTGACCCAGTACCTGTCAATCATGTGTGAGCAACTGAGTCGCATCAAAAGGTGA
- the si:ch211-247n2.1 gene encoding calcium-activated potassium channel subunit beta-2 isoform X2: MLQLRTCRKPGPQDNSGWAQQAFVNTSGGNRGLHFVQSSERMFLWAGSKTPQGGVDRRSIYQKIREYEVLDKRKTVTALRAGEDRAILLGLSMVLFSVMMYFVLGITILRSYSDSVWTEESSCTVLNSSIVWDVNCSYSCGAECWKSSRYPCLQVYVSLNSSGKVVRLSHNEETQESNPECFYIPKCHKDYASTHTMVQNISERLRSQGTVTCFVDPTDQMDTAILTQIYGRVAVFHSLFWPTCTLIGGMVIIALVKLTQYLSIMCEQLSRIKR, encoded by the exons GTGGGCTCAGCAGGCTTTTGTGAATACCTCTGGCGGAAACAGAGGGCTACATTTCGTGCAATCATCAGAGAGGATGTTCCTGTGGGCAGGAAGTAAGACGCCACAAGGTGGCGTTGACCGGAG ATCCATCTATCAGAAGATTCGAGAATATGAGGTTCTGGATAAGAGGAAGACAGTGACGGCTCTGAGGGCCGGGGAGGACCGAGCCATTCTGCTGGGCCTCAGCATGGTCCTCTTCTCTGTTATGATGTACTTCGTTCTGGGAATCACCATCCTGCGCTCCTACTCTGACAG CGTATGGACAGAGGAGTCCAGCTGCACAGTCCTGAACTCCTCCATCGTGTGGGATGTGAACTGTTCATACAGCTGTGGAGCCGAGTGCTGGAAGAGCTCCCGCTACCCCTGTCTGCAGGTGTACGTCAGCCTCAACTCCTCAGGCAAGGTTGTGCGACTTTCACACAACGAGGAGACACAGGAGAGCAACCCAGAG TGCTTCTACATTCCCAAGTGCCACAAGGActacgcaagcacacacaccatGGTTCAGAACATATCCGAGCGCCTCAGATCTCAGGGAACGGTGACATGCTTTGTGGATCCCACAGACCAGATGGACACCGCCATCTTGACCCAGATCTATGGCCGGGTTGCCGTTTTCCATTCCCTGTTCTGGCCCACCTGTACCTTGATTGGTGGCATGGTCATCATTGCCCTAGTGAAGCTGACCCAGTACCTGTCAATCATGTGTGAGCAACTGAGTCGCATCAAAAGGTGA